Proteins encoded together in one Microbacterium sp. ABRD28 window:
- a CDS encoding DUF3817 domain-containing protein, with translation MFRTPLTLFRTLAIAEAVSWTLLITGLILRATAGLDIAVTIGGGIHGFVFLAYGATAVLVALNQRWSPGPAIVAVGSAVIPYATIPTEIWLQRSGRLRGSWRTEETADPRDRRILDRMLRFFLRRPWVLALLIATAVVLLFVVLLVVGPPGGRE, from the coding sequence GTGTTCCGCACGCCCCTGACCCTCTTCCGCACCCTCGCCATCGCCGAGGCGGTGTCGTGGACCCTGTTGATCACCGGATTGATCCTCCGTGCGACCGCCGGTCTCGACATCGCGGTGACGATCGGCGGCGGCATCCACGGCTTCGTCTTCCTGGCTTACGGAGCGACGGCGGTACTCGTCGCCCTCAACCAGCGCTGGTCGCCGGGGCCGGCGATCGTCGCCGTCGGGAGCGCCGTGATCCCGTACGCCACCATCCCCACCGAGATCTGGCTGCAGCGCTCCGGCCGCCTGCGCGGATCGTGGCGGACCGAGGAGACGGCCGATCCCCGCGACCGCCGGATCCTCGACCGGATGCTGCGCTTCTTCCTTCGGCGCCCGTGGGTGCTCGCCCTGCTCATCGCGACCGCGGTCGTGCTGCTGTTCGTCGTGCTTCTCGTCGTCGGCCCGCCCGGAGGTCGGGAATGA
- a CDS encoding methyltransferase encodes MEFPFDALRRWPDVEAPDLVAVDAADRLLLDLSQEARRDAAPDEMVVIGDAYGALTLASAQPGWFLRVHQDSLLGERALAANAEALEMSGVFRSLPLSAELVRDARVVLLRLPRSLDALDDIAGLIARHAHPDVRVFAGGRIKHMTLAMNDVLRRCFGRVDVSPARQKSRVLIAAEPHDGRDPEPKRARVGDLEVCAFGGVFAGASLDIGTRLLLENLPNGISDDALVVDLACGNGIVGATLARRHPRLRVHASDVSAAAVASARATAAANGVADRVEVIQDAGLSTLPDRAADLIALNPPFHTGAAVHERLAHGLFADAARVLAPEGELWTVWNSHLRHRSTLERLVGPTRQVARNAKFTVTVSRSG; translated from the coding sequence GTGGAGTTCCCCTTCGACGCGCTGCGGCGGTGGCCTGACGTCGAGGCTCCGGACCTCGTGGCCGTCGACGCGGCCGATCGACTGCTCCTGGACCTGTCCCAGGAGGCGCGCCGTGATGCGGCGCCGGACGAGATGGTCGTGATCGGCGATGCCTACGGGGCGCTCACCCTCGCCTCAGCGCAGCCGGGGTGGTTCCTGAGGGTGCATCAGGATTCTCTCCTCGGCGAACGCGCTCTCGCTGCGAACGCCGAGGCGCTGGAGATGTCGGGAGTCTTTCGCTCCCTGCCGCTGTCCGCTGAACTCGTGCGAGACGCGAGGGTCGTCCTTCTACGCCTCCCCCGTTCCCTGGATGCGCTGGATGACATCGCCGGTCTCATCGCGAGGCACGCTCACCCCGACGTGCGGGTCTTCGCCGGCGGCCGCATCAAACACATGACCCTGGCCATGAACGACGTCCTGCGGCGGTGCTTCGGGCGTGTGGACGTCAGCCCGGCGCGGCAGAAGTCCCGTGTCCTCATCGCCGCCGAGCCCCACGACGGACGCGACCCCGAGCCGAAGCGTGCGAGGGTCGGCGACCTCGAGGTCTGTGCCTTCGGCGGCGTCTTCGCCGGCGCTTCCCTCGACATCGGCACCCGGCTCCTCCTGGAGAATCTTCCGAACGGGATTTCGGATGACGCGCTCGTCGTCGACCTGGCCTGCGGAAACGGTATCGTCGGCGCGACGCTCGCTCGGCGTCATCCCCGTCTCCGGGTTCACGCGTCGGATGTCTCGGCGGCCGCCGTCGCCTCAGCGCGCGCCACCGCCGCCGCGAACGGGGTCGCCGATCGGGTAGAGGTCATTCAGGATGCCGGCCTGTCGACCCTCCCCGATCGGGCGGCCGACCTGATCGCGTTGAATCCTCCGTTCCACACCGGAGCGGCCGTGCATGAGCGGCTCGCCCACGGGCTGTTCGCTGACGCCGCTCGGGTGCTCGCCCCGGAGGGCGAGCTCTGGACCGTCTGGAACTCGCACCTCCGCCACCGATCGACACTCGAGCGCCTCGTCGGCCCCACCCGTCAGGTCGCCCGCAACGCCAAGTTCACCGTCACCGTGTCCAGGAGCGGCTGA
- a CDS encoding LLM class flavin-dependent oxidoreductase, translating into MACSIGIAAAVGPAFARTIAPVVERAGFTTLWVNDTPGHDALEVLAAVAEVTDTLGLATGVIPVDRRPGEEIAGQVRALELPVARLTLGIGSGGLRRGALDAVRTAIIRLRDGTGARIVVGALGPRMRHLGATTGDGVLLSWLSPALAAAQAAEAHRAQDGAHAALYVRAALDVDALPRLEAERDAYAGYPAYAANFARLGLAPSDTVLTPDTAALRLPGYLDAVDEVVLRMMLTDPGDSVAAARFIERAAEILAS; encoded by the coding sequence ATGGCATGCTCCATCGGAATCGCCGCTGCCGTCGGGCCCGCGTTTGCTCGCACGATCGCCCCGGTCGTCGAACGAGCCGGGTTCACCACCCTGTGGGTGAATGACACCCCGGGTCACGACGCACTCGAGGTGCTCGCCGCCGTCGCCGAGGTCACCGACACCCTGGGGCTCGCCACCGGCGTCATCCCGGTGGACCGGCGTCCGGGAGAGGAGATCGCCGGGCAGGTGAGGGCGCTCGAACTCCCCGTCGCGCGTCTCACCCTGGGAATCGGGTCCGGGGGCCTCCGACGCGGCGCCCTCGATGCGGTCCGCACCGCGATCATCCGGCTGCGGGACGGGACCGGCGCGCGCATCGTCGTCGGCGCCCTCGGACCGCGGATGCGCCACCTGGGCGCGACGACGGGGGACGGCGTGCTCCTCAGCTGGCTGAGTCCCGCACTCGCGGCCGCACAGGCGGCCGAGGCGCACCGCGCCCAGGACGGCGCGCACGCGGCGCTGTATGTCCGCGCCGCCCTCGACGTCGACGCGCTGCCGCGGCTGGAGGCGGAGCGCGACGCCTACGCCGGGTATCCCGCCTACGCGGCGAACTTCGCGCGACTGGGTCTGGCGCCCTCCGACACCGTCCTCACTCCCGACACCGCCGCGCTGCGGCTGCCGGGCTACCTCGACGCCGTCGACGAGGTGGTGCTGCGGATGATGCTGACAGATCCGGGCGACAGCGTCGCGGCTGCGCGGTTCATCGAACGGGCGGCGGAGATCCTTGCCAGCTGA
- a CDS encoding HNH endonuclease signature motif containing protein — translation MRSNPRLTLLSEEDRSELTGVLTRVEAAQVALAAAEAEQTRALAEAGAFAARLTEGSSAVVRDRDMALRGVAAEIAAAVRLSDRSVQRQIDTAYAVVNDYPATVHCLEKGLITRAHVAVVEDVGRRLPPEVKGEFDQLAAEICLDETPGRARADLEIIAERMHPRTLTERHAGASRERKIVRYAIGDGMSELRAVQSTVLIEGIFQRITDEATAVITAREPQPGDDVAPDTRTIDEVRADVFADMLLTAVPSLNPTGSGDLPGGLGAITAKVQVVIPIMALMGQSDVPCDLAGVGPIDAETARLLAGNSDGMWERLLTHPVTGLTMAVDQYRPTGAMVRFLKGRDKHCRWPGCRMPARTCEIDHNHDAALGGRTEICNLSCLCQRHHSMKQFTAWKVKQLDGGVIEWTSPTGRIYVDNPPGHGVHFSPEEDVPDDLWVKWTTFTGEFRITDEPADDPREPAPF, via the coding sequence ATGCGTTCGAACCCGCGGCTCACCCTTCTCAGCGAGGAGGATCGGTCTGAGCTGACGGGTGTGCTGACGCGGGTGGAGGCCGCGCAGGTAGCGCTGGCTGCCGCGGAGGCGGAGCAGACGCGTGCATTGGCCGAGGCTGGGGCGTTCGCGGCGCGGCTGACGGAGGGGTCATCCGCGGTGGTGCGGGACCGGGATATGGCGCTGCGGGGTGTGGCGGCCGAGATCGCGGCCGCGGTGCGGCTGTCGGACCGGTCGGTGCAGCGGCAGATCGACACCGCGTACGCGGTGGTGAACGACTATCCCGCGACGGTGCACTGCCTGGAGAAGGGGCTGATCACGCGGGCGCATGTGGCGGTGGTGGAGGATGTCGGGCGGCGGTTGCCGCCGGAGGTGAAGGGGGAGTTCGATCAGCTGGCCGCGGAGATCTGTCTGGACGAGACCCCGGGTCGTGCGCGTGCGGATTTGGAGATCATCGCCGAGCGGATGCACCCGCGGACACTGACCGAGCGGCATGCGGGGGCGTCCCGGGAGCGGAAGATCGTCCGGTACGCGATCGGTGACGGGATGTCGGAGCTGCGGGCGGTGCAGTCCACGGTGCTGATCGAGGGGATCTTCCAACGCATCACCGACGAAGCCACCGCGGTCATCACCGCTCGAGAACCGCAGCCGGGCGATGATGTGGCGCCGGACACCCGGACGATCGATGAGGTCCGCGCGGACGTGTTCGCCGACATGCTCCTCACCGCCGTACCGAGCCTCAACCCGACCGGCTCTGGTGACCTGCCGGGAGGGTTGGGCGCGATCACCGCGAAGGTGCAGGTCGTCATCCCCATCATGGCCCTCATGGGGCAAAGCGACGTCCCGTGCGATCTTGCCGGGGTCGGGCCGATCGATGCCGAGACGGCGCGGTTGCTTGCGGGGAACAGTGACGGGATGTGGGAGCGACTCCTCACCCATCCGGTCACCGGGTTGACGATGGCAGTGGACCAGTACCGGCCGACCGGGGCGATGGTCCGGTTCCTGAAGGGCCGGGACAAGCACTGCCGGTGGCCAGGATGCCGGATGCCCGCCCGAACCTGCGAGATCGACCACAACCACGACGCCGCCCTGGGCGGGAGAACCGAGATCTGCAACCTGTCCTGCCTGTGCCAACGGCATCACAGCATGAAACAGTTCACCGCCTGGAAGGTGAAGCAACTCGACGGTGGGGTCATCGAGTGGACCTCCCCCACCGGAAGGATCTACGTCGACAATCCACCGGGTCATGGGGTGCACTTCTCACCGGAGGAGGACGTCCCCGACGACCTGTGGGTGAAATGGACCACGTTCACCGGAGAGTTCCGGATCACCGACGAACCCGCCGACGACCCCCGAGAACCGGCGCCGTTCTGA
- the nagA gene encoding N-acetylglucosamine-6-phosphate deacetylase codes for MNATGTTVLHSARLVSGGEITEDAWLLLDGDVVSVRGTGADWQRHAPAEVIDASGRVLTPGFIDLHCHGGGGAAVDDGAAAIARVLDTHTAHGTTRSVLSLVSARIDTLASRLAAIAEAKARDPRVLGAHLEGPFLHPDFRGAHDPDVLRDPDPETVRRLRDAAGNALVQITVAPDRPHALEAIETFADAGVVVAVGHTGADRALAEAAFARGARLLTHAFNAMRGIHHRAPGPVLAAVNASGIVLEVILDGSHVDPLVVRMLFDLAPGRIALVTDAMAAAGAADGDYILGDLEVTVSEGIARLAGTETIAGSTLTQDAALRRAVEQVGLDLPTAVAALTETPARVVGRQDRLGRLDPGFAADVVLLGPALEVESVWSAGRRFR; via the coding sequence GTGAACGCGACCGGCACCACAGTCCTGCATTCGGCTCGACTGGTTTCAGGCGGTGAGATCACCGAGGACGCGTGGCTGCTGCTCGACGGCGACGTCGTCTCGGTGCGCGGTACCGGCGCCGACTGGCAGCGCCACGCGCCTGCGGAGGTCATCGATGCCTCGGGCCGCGTCCTCACCCCCGGATTCATCGACCTGCACTGTCACGGCGGAGGCGGAGCGGCCGTCGATGACGGCGCCGCCGCGATCGCACGGGTGTTGGACACCCACACCGCCCACGGCACGACACGCTCCGTGCTCTCCCTGGTGAGCGCCCGCATCGATACGCTCGCGTCGCGCCTCGCCGCGATCGCGGAGGCGAAAGCCCGCGATCCGCGCGTCCTCGGCGCGCACCTGGAAGGACCTTTCCTCCACCCCGACTTCCGGGGGGCCCACGATCCCGACGTGCTGCGTGATCCCGATCCCGAGACGGTGCGTCGCCTGCGGGATGCCGCGGGGAATGCACTCGTCCAGATCACCGTCGCCCCCGACCGACCTCACGCGCTCGAGGCGATCGAGACGTTCGCCGACGCGGGCGTCGTCGTGGCGGTGGGCCACACCGGCGCCGATCGTGCCCTGGCCGAGGCGGCGTTCGCTCGTGGCGCGAGGCTGCTCACCCATGCCTTCAACGCGATGCGCGGCATCCATCACCGGGCACCGGGCCCGGTGCTCGCCGCGGTGAACGCGTCGGGAATCGTTCTGGAGGTCATCCTCGACGGCAGCCACGTCGACCCCCTGGTCGTGCGGATGCTGTTCGATCTCGCCCCGGGGCGCATCGCGCTCGTGACCGACGCCATGGCCGCCGCGGGCGCGGCAGACGGCGACTACATCCTCGGCGACCTGGAGGTCACCGTGTCGGAGGGCATCGCGCGGTTGGCGGGCACGGAGACGATCGCCGGCTCCACCCTCACTCAGGACGCCGCTCTGCGCCGAGCCGTCGAACAGGTGGGACTCGACCTCCCCACAGCCGTCGCCGCCCTGACCGAGACCCCCGCGAGGGTCGTCGGGCGGCAGGACCGCTTGGGGCGTCTCGACCCCGGATTCGCCGCCGACGTCGTCCTCCTCGGCCCCGCGCTCGAGGTCGAGTCCGTGTGGTCGGCAGGACGGCGGTTCCGGTGA
- a CDS encoding NAD-dependent deacylase yields the protein MRVVVLTGAGISAESGVPTFRDADGLWEGHRVEDVATPEAFERDPDTVLRFYDARRRAVASALPHAGHRALTELEAAIGDDLLVVTQNVDDLHERAGTRRLVHMHGTFANALCTACGEVSVIVDDLEGRPACPGCGASALRPDVVWFGEMPYELDRIERALVTADVFVSIGTSGSVYPAAGYVAFASALGARTVELNLVPSDAAVPFDEVRAGPASQVVPAWVSEVLTKG from the coding sequence GTGCGCGTCGTCGTCCTCACCGGTGCGGGGATCTCCGCCGAGAGCGGTGTGCCGACCTTCCGCGATGCCGACGGACTGTGGGAGGGGCACCGGGTGGAGGACGTCGCGACGCCGGAGGCGTTCGAGCGCGATCCCGACACCGTGCTGCGCTTCTATGACGCGCGTCGGCGGGCCGTGGCATCCGCTCTGCCTCATGCGGGCCATCGCGCCCTGACCGAGCTGGAGGCGGCGATCGGCGATGACCTGCTCGTCGTCACGCAGAACGTCGACGACCTGCACGAGCGCGCCGGCACGAGGCGGCTGGTGCACATGCACGGCACCTTCGCGAACGCGTTGTGCACCGCGTGCGGGGAGGTGTCGGTCATCGTCGACGACCTCGAGGGCCGACCGGCGTGTCCGGGGTGCGGAGCGTCTGCGCTTCGCCCCGACGTCGTGTGGTTCGGCGAGATGCCCTACGAGCTCGACCGGATCGAGCGGGCGCTCGTCACCGCGGACGTGTTCGTGTCGATCGGGACCTCGGGGAGTGTCTACCCGGCCGCGGGATACGTGGCCTTCGCCTCGGCGCTGGGTGCCCGCACCGTGGAGCTCAACCTCGTGCCGAGCGACGCGGCTGTTCCCTTCGACGAGGTCCGCGCCGGGCCCGCGTCGCAGGTGGTGCCCGCGTGGGTGTCGGAGGTGCTGACGAAGGGGTGA
- a CDS encoding ATP-dependent Clp protease ATP-binding subunit translates to MPEDFPQTGDGQSAFDEFLARYLAGERARAERSIDLSRFLSARTQEMLQLAGRYALERGQRELDALHVLRVLVQHAPARDAVARIGSDPDAIARAAEQRLPAASTAADVDGAVITPSVQRALFHAFQVARSSGSTYVDPEHLFFALVLAQDTPAGQILAQAGVTAEALTQSVRETVTPGGTSAEERADAAASDSPMLDRFGTDLTARARDGLLDPVIGREDEIEQTIEILSRRTKNNPVLVGEAGVGKTAIVEGLAQAIVAGDVPEQLRDKRVIALDLPAMLAGTRYRGDFEERLTHTMDEIAARSNQLIVFIDEVHTVVGAGGGGEGAMDAGNILKPRLARGELHLVGATTLKEYRTIEKDPALERRFQPVRVGEPSLIDAVEILRGLRGAYEEHHGVTYTDDALRAAVELSDRYLTDRVLPDKAIDLIDQAGARLRLRLGSKVDTRELLERLATLEADKNAAVTAERYEEASQIRDEITAVQERLRVATEAGAKAGAAVVDEPEIAAVISRATGIPAQRLTETERERLAALESELHARVIGQDDAVTAVAKAVRRSRTGMGDSRRPVGSFLFLGPTGVGKTELAKALAASLFDDDGAVIRFDMSEFGERHTVSRLVGAPPGYVGYDEAGQLTERVRRNPYSIVLFDEIEKAHPDVFNLLLQVLDDGRLTDGQGRTVDFCNTVVVMTSNIGSEFLASRSGAIGFIADGGGATGFGSDKDLRDRVMGRLRDAMRPEFLNRIDEIVLFRKLEKEQLEQIVGLMLGATRARLSAREVSLEIDDSAIAWLAENGYEPEYGARPLRRLVQREVDDRIADLFVSGALSDRGAVRLDAADGMLRVAAGATVAARA, encoded by the coding sequence ATGCCCGAAGACTTCCCCCAGACCGGTGACGGTCAGAGCGCGTTCGACGAGTTCCTCGCTCGCTACCTCGCGGGCGAGCGGGCTCGCGCGGAGCGTTCGATCGACCTCAGCCGCTTCCTGAGCGCCCGAACCCAGGAGATGCTGCAGCTTGCCGGCCGCTACGCCCTCGAGCGCGGCCAGCGCGAACTCGACGCCCTGCACGTGCTCCGCGTGCTGGTCCAGCACGCCCCGGCGCGCGATGCGGTGGCGCGGATCGGCTCCGATCCCGACGCGATCGCCCGCGCGGCCGAACAGCGGCTCCCCGCCGCGTCGACGGCTGCCGACGTCGACGGCGCCGTGATCACTCCGTCGGTGCAGCGCGCCCTCTTCCACGCCTTCCAGGTCGCACGCTCCTCCGGCTCGACCTACGTCGACCCCGAGCACCTGTTCTTCGCCCTCGTCCTCGCGCAGGACACACCGGCCGGGCAGATCCTCGCCCAGGCAGGCGTCACCGCCGAGGCGCTCACCCAGAGCGTGCGCGAGACGGTCACCCCCGGCGGAACGAGCGCCGAAGAGAGAGCGGATGCCGCGGCATCCGATTCCCCCATGCTCGACCGTTTCGGCACCGACCTCACGGCCCGTGCCCGCGACGGACTGCTCGACCCGGTGATCGGGCGCGAAGACGAGATCGAGCAGACGATCGAGATCCTCAGCCGCCGCACGAAGAACAACCCCGTGCTCGTCGGCGAGGCCGGCGTCGGCAAGACCGCGATCGTCGAGGGCCTGGCCCAGGCGATCGTGGCGGGCGACGTTCCCGAGCAGCTGCGCGACAAGCGCGTGATCGCCCTCGACCTGCCCGCGATGCTCGCCGGCACGCGCTACCGGGGCGACTTCGAGGAGCGCCTCACCCACACGATGGACGAGATCGCCGCGCGCTCGAACCAGCTCATCGTCTTCATCGACGAGGTGCACACCGTCGTCGGCGCCGGGGGCGGCGGCGAGGGTGCGATGGACGCCGGCAACATCCTGAAGCCCCGGCTCGCGCGCGGCGAGCTTCACCTCGTGGGTGCGACGACGCTGAAGGAGTACCGCACGATCGAGAAGGACCCCGCCCTGGAGCGCCGTTTCCAGCCGGTGAGGGTGGGCGAGCCGTCGCTCATCGATGCCGTCGAGATCCTCCGGGGCCTGCGCGGCGCCTATGAGGAGCACCACGGGGTCACCTACACCGACGACGCACTGCGTGCCGCCGTCGAACTCAGCGACCGGTATCTCACCGACCGGGTTCTTCCCGACAAGGCGATCGATCTCATCGACCAGGCAGGGGCACGGCTCCGGCTGCGCCTGGGGTCGAAGGTCGACACCCGGGAGCTCCTGGAGCGTCTCGCCACGCTCGAGGCCGACAAGAATGCCGCGGTCACCGCGGAGCGCTACGAGGAGGCGTCTCAGATCCGCGACGAGATCACCGCGGTGCAGGAGCGCCTGCGTGTGGCGACCGAGGCCGGCGCGAAGGCGGGTGCGGCGGTGGTCGACGAACCCGAGATCGCCGCGGTGATCAGCCGCGCCACGGGCATCCCCGCTCAGCGTCTGACCGAGACCGAGCGTGAGCGCCTGGCGGCGCTGGAGAGCGAGCTGCACGCGCGGGTGATCGGACAGGATGACGCGGTGACCGCCGTCGCCAAGGCGGTGCGGCGGAGCCGCACCGGAATGGGGGACAGCCGCCGTCCCGTCGGTTCATTCCTCTTCCTCGGCCCGACAGGGGTGGGCAAGACCGAGCTGGCGAAGGCCCTGGCGGCCTCCCTGTTCGATGACGACGGCGCCGTCATCCGCTTCGACATGAGCGAATTCGGCGAGCGGCACACGGTGTCGCGCCTGGTCGGTGCCCCTCCCGGATACGTCGGATACGACGAGGCGGGGCAGCTCACCGAGCGCGTGCGGCGCAACCCGTACTCGATCGTGCTCTTCGACGAGATCGAGAAGGCCCACCCCGACGTGTTCAACCTGCTGCTGCAGGTGCTCGACGATGGCCGCCTCACCGACGGTCAGGGACGAACGGTCGACTTCTGCAACACCGTGGTCGTGATGACCTCGAACATCGGGAGCGAATTCCTCGCCTCGCGCTCGGGTGCCATCGGCTTCATCGCCGACGGCGGCGGAGCCACCGGTTTCGGCTCGGACAAGGATCTCCGCGACCGTGTGATGGGGCGTCTGCGCGACGCCATGCGACCGGAGTTCCTCAACCGCATCGACGAGATCGTGCTCTTCCGCAAGCTCGAGAAGGAGCAGCTGGAGCAGATCGTCGGACTCATGCTCGGGGCGACCCGTGCACGGCTGAGCGCCCGCGAGGTGTCGCTCGAGATCGATGACTCGGCGATCGCATGGCTCGCCGAGAACGGCTACGAGCCCGAGTACGGGGCGCGTCCCCTGCGCCGGCTCGTCCAGCGCGAGGTCGACGACCGCATCGCCGACCTGTTCGTGTCGGGAGCGCTCAGCGACCGCGGAGCGGTGAGGCTCGACGCCGCTGACGGGATGCTGCGGGTCGCCGCCGGAGCGACGGTCGCCGCTCGAGCCTGA
- a CDS encoding ATP-dependent DNA ligase translates to MLLREVVEATEVVSQTASRKAKVVVLAETLRGLEPQEISITVGLLLAKPRQGRLGVGWRTLSAEREHAPHATLSVLDVDAAFERLAVAAGTGSAARRQAELDALAQAATAREWDFLTRVILGELRTGALEGVLLDAVALAADRPLASVRRAAMLSGDLGEAASAALFGGADALDEVGLIVGRAVLPMLAATAASAGEAVSATGDSSVEYKLDGARIQVHRHGDDIRVFTRTLADVTHRLPEIVEAVRALPVSAAIFDGETLALDEDGAPRAFQETMSRFGSEAATAVALRPWFFDLLHLDGRDLIDQPLHVRQEELDRVAGEWRIPAVRTADPEVAEETARAALAAGHEGVMVKAIDSAYQAGRRGKSWLKVKPVLTFDLVVLAVEEGSGRRTGLLSNLHLGARDPDGAFGPPGGFVMVGKTFKGLTDRLLAWQTAHFPTIATSRSPHAVHVRPETVVEIAIDGVQRSTRYPGGVALRFARVKGYRPDKSAAEADTIDALRALLRG, encoded by the coding sequence ATGCTCCTGAGAGAGGTGGTCGAGGCCACCGAGGTCGTCTCGCAGACGGCGTCGCGGAAGGCGAAGGTGGTGGTGCTCGCCGAGACGCTTCGCGGCCTCGAGCCGCAAGAGATCTCGATCACCGTGGGGCTGCTGTTGGCGAAGCCTCGACAGGGTCGGCTGGGTGTCGGGTGGCGCACGCTCTCCGCCGAGCGTGAGCACGCGCCCCACGCCACGCTGTCCGTCCTCGACGTCGACGCGGCCTTCGAGCGCCTGGCCGTCGCCGCCGGAACAGGCTCTGCGGCACGGCGGCAGGCAGAGCTCGATGCCCTCGCGCAGGCTGCGACGGCGAGGGAGTGGGACTTCCTGACCCGCGTCATCCTCGGCGAGCTCCGCACGGGGGCCCTCGAGGGCGTGCTCCTCGACGCGGTCGCCCTCGCAGCCGATCGTCCGCTCGCATCCGTGCGTCGTGCGGCCATGTTGTCGGGAGACCTCGGTGAGGCGGCGTCGGCGGCCCTCTTCGGCGGCGCCGACGCGCTCGACGAGGTCGGGCTCATCGTCGGCCGCGCCGTCCTGCCGATGCTCGCGGCGACGGCGGCCAGCGCGGGCGAGGCGGTGTCGGCGACCGGGGACTCATCGGTGGAGTACAAGCTGGACGGCGCCCGCATCCAGGTGCATCGTCACGGCGACGACATTCGCGTCTTCACCCGCACCCTGGCCGATGTGACCCATCGCCTCCCCGAGATCGTCGAGGCCGTCCGGGCACTGCCGGTGAGCGCGGCGATCTTCGACGGGGAGACCCTCGCCCTCGATGAGGACGGCGCCCCCCGGGCCTTCCAGGAGACGATGTCGCGGTTCGGATCCGAGGCTGCCACCGCGGTGGCGCTGCGCCCGTGGTTCTTCGACCTGCTGCACCTCGACGGCCGCGACCTGATCGATCAGCCCTTGCACGTGCGACAGGAAGAACTCGATCGCGTGGCAGGGGAGTGGCGCATTCCCGCGGTGCGCACGGCTGATCCCGAAGTCGCGGAGGAGACCGCCCGCGCCGCCCTCGCCGCCGGGCACGAGGGCGTGATGGTCAAAGCCATCGACTCCGCCTACCAGGCGGGCCGTCGAGGGAAGAGCTGGCTGAAGGTCAAGCCCGTGCTCACCTTCGACCTGGTCGTCCTCGCCGTGGAGGAGGGATCGGGGAGACGGACCGGGTTGCTCTCGAACCTGCACCTGGGTGCTCGCGACCCCGACGGTGCGTTCGGGCCGCCCGGCGGGTTCGTGATGGTCGGGAAGACCTTCAAGGGCCTGACCGACAGGCTCCTGGCCTGGCAGACCGCCCACTTCCCGACGATCGCGACCTCCCGGAGCCCGCACGCCGTCCACGTCCGACCCGAAACGGTCGTCGAGATCGCCATCGACGGTGTGCAGCGTTCGACGCGCTATCCCGGCGGCGTCGCGCTCCGCTTCGCACGGGTCAAGGGGTATCGACCCGACAAGTCCGCGGCGGAGGCCGACACCATCGACGCGCTGCGCGCGCTTCTGCGGGGCTGA
- a CDS encoding EI24 domain-containing protein, which translates to MSELWRGVGLLLRGFGWWARRPAAMALGLIPAVVVAVVFITALVVLGAWVPEVAEWLTPFAAGWPEFWTGVLRIAVSAALLGGAGIIAIVTFTAVTLIVGEPFYDRIWRSVEKSAAGDIPGADYGFWRSTGDALSLLGRGILIAICAALVGFIPVVGTVLGAVIGTVLTGWILADELTSRALTARGISRRERRALLRRARPRVWGFGIATQLCFLVPLGAVAVMPAATAGATMLARTLVGEDASG; encoded by the coding sequence ATGTCGGAACTGTGGCGCGGGGTGGGGCTCCTCCTCCGCGGGTTCGGGTGGTGGGCTCGTCGTCCCGCGGCGATGGCGCTCGGACTCATCCCCGCCGTCGTCGTCGCGGTGGTGTTCATCACCGCGCTGGTCGTCCTGGGCGCCTGGGTTCCCGAAGTCGCCGAATGGCTGACGCCGTTCGCGGCGGGATGGCCGGAGTTCTGGACCGGCGTCCTTCGCATCGCCGTGAGCGCCGCGCTTCTCGGCGGTGCGGGCATCATCGCGATCGTCACCTTCACCGCCGTGACCCTCATCGTCGGAGAGCCGTTCTACGACCGCATCTGGCGTTCGGTGGAGAAGAGCGCGGCAGGAGATATCCCCGGCGCGGACTACGGCTTCTGGCGATCCACAGGAGACGCGCTCTCACTTCTCGGCCGCGGCATCCTCATCGCGATCTGCGCGGCCCTCGTCGGCTTCATCCCCGTCGTCGGCACGGTCCTGGGAGCGGTCATCGGTACGGTGCTCACCGGTTGGATCCTCGCCGACGAACTCACCTCGCGTGCGTTGACGGCACGCGGCATCTCGCGCAGGGAGCGGCGCGCTCTGCTCCGCCGCGCCCGGCCCCGGGTGTGGGGCTTCGGGATCGCGACCCAGCTGTGCTTCCTCGTGCCTCTGGGCGCCGTGGCGGTCATGCCGGCCGCGACCGCAGGCGCGACGATGCTCGCGCGGACGCTCGTCGGAGAGGACGCGAGCGGTTAG